From a region of the Coffea arabica cultivar ET-39 chromosome 3e, Coffea Arabica ET-39 HiFi, whole genome shotgun sequence genome:
- the LOC140038484 gene encoding uncharacterized protein, giving the protein MDLEATYKGEPALIFPQAAVEALASPFRFALIGKFSRGRPKLEEVRKFIASLDLPENPVVGLLDVRHMLIQLNKEADFHHVWFRRIWYVSSFPMRVFKWTTDFHVDRESSVVPLWLQLPKLPLHFFNKEVIFQIASMVGNPLLVDTATLAVSRPSVARVCVEMDLLRSTPSLVWIGNGNHTGFWQELVVENLPRYCSHCFRQGHDVENCHVLKPELRGASGHHARTTGTTQLRLAEMSNIDMPDGPSEGNGERPLVLMQDAAAIDGAKGEVNGTVAGKELVAHDQSLGGTSHEPEQGDLIPAQQERKMEADCGTVAVEGIEVVLRREKGEEGSEDAGSGLLARVVVHSAEGQVEDIQDTQRRVGNLSLRGKDLVRQDESSLEIGHIDTGAVSGTLEQEEVVRKGRMDARSRGLQAGLPSDRTLRSMDREDLWNALLRDKPAFNPWFLVGDFNVITNTEDKRDGLPLRPSEGLDFLNFMALAGVSDAGFSGSRYTRCNNRSGTARIWKHLDRLLLCGRALELPYQFMVQHLGRDPSDHAPLLLSVDTRLDNKPRPFRFLNVWTTHPGLLRVIKDYWTHPVYGSLLQVLVSKLKNVKNALKQWSRTTFGDIFERARSAERVVTEVEIAYDLDPTEQGRSELHHARTRLRQALVVEEGFWRQKARVKWLSDGDRNTN; this is encoded by the exons ATGGATTTG GAGGCTACATACAAAGGGGAACCTGCGTTGATTTTCCCACAGGCAGCGGTCGAAGCTCTGGCCAGTCCATTTCGTTTCGCATTGATTGGGAAATTCTCTAGAGGTAGACCGAAGTTGGAGGAGGTGAGGAAGTTCATTGCATCGCTAGATTTACCTGAGAACCCGGTGGTGGGCTTGTTGGACGTAAGACATATGTTAATTCAGTTGAACAAGGAAGCTGATTTCCATCATGTATGGTTTAGGAGGATCTGGTATGTGTCTTCCTTCCCCATGAGAGTATTCAAATGGACCACGGACTTCCATGTTGACAGGGAGTCGTCGGTGGTTCCGCTGTGGCTTCAATTACCAAAACTCCCGCTGCACTTTTTCAATAAGGAGGTGATTTTTCAGATTGCTTCTATGGTAGGTAACCCTTTGCTGGTTGATACGGCTACCCTTGCGGTGTCACGGCCAAGTGTGGCACGGGTGTGTGTTGAGATGGATTTGTTGCGGTCGACACCGTCGCTGGTTTGGATTGGCAATGGAAATCACACTGGTTTTTGGCAAGAGTTGGTGGTGGAGAACCTTCCAAGGTACTGCTCACATTGTTTCCGCCAAGGTCACGATGTGGAGAATTGTCATGTTTTAAAGCCCGAGTTGCGAGGAGCCTCTGGTCACCATGCCAGGACTACTGGAACAACACAACTACGGTTGGCAGAGATGTCGAATATAGACATGCCTGATGGGCCTTCGGAGGGTAATGGAGAAAGGCCATTGGTGTTGATGCAAGATGCGGCAGCGATTGATGGGGCAAAGGGAGAAGTTAATGGGACTGTGGCTGGCAAAGAGCTAGTTGCTCACGATCAGTCACTAGGTGGTACGTCTCACGAACCTGAGCAAGGGGACCTTATACCAGCGCAAcaggagagaaaaatggaggCAGACTGTGGGACGGTGGCGGTAGAAGGTATCGAGGTGGTGCTGCGACGTGAGAAAGGAGAGGAAGGTTCTGAGGATGCAGGGAGTGGGTTGCTCGCGAGGGTGGTCGTGCATTCTGCTGAGGGGCAAGTTGAAGACATACAGGATACTCAACGAAGGGTCGGTAACCTCTCTCTTAGGGGCAAGGATCTTGTCCGACAGGACGAGTCATCACTAGAGATCGGGCATATAGACACGGGGGCGGTTTCTGGTACCCTGGAACAGGAAGAAGTGGTTCGTAAGGGGCGAATGGATGCAAGGTCGCGTGGTCTCCAGGCTGGTCTCCCGTCAGATAGAACACTACGCTCCATG GACAGAGAGGATTTGTGGAATGCACTTTTGCGGGATAAACCCGCCTTCAACCCTTGGTTTTTGGTGGGGGATTTTAATGTGATCACAAATACCGAGGACAAGAGGGACGGATTGCCATTGAGACCGTCGGAGGGATTAGACTTTCTGAATTTTATGGCGTTGGCCGGTGTCAGTGATGCGGGATTCTCTGGGTCAAGGTATACCCGGTGTAATAATCGTTCGGGAACGGCGCGAATCTGGAAGCATCTGGATCGCTTACTTTTGTGTGGGCGTGCTTTGGAGCTTCCGTACCAATTCATGGTGCAACATTTAGGCCGTGACCCGTCGGATCATGCTCCCTTGTTGCTATCGGTGGATACGAGGCTAGACAATAAACCCAGGCCGTTTCGTTTCTTAAACGTCTGGACCACTCATCCTggtttgttgagggttatcaaAGATTATTGGACTCATCCAGTCTATGGCTCTCTTTTGCAAGTATTGGTCTCGAAGTTAAAGAATGTTAAAAATGCCCTCAAGCAATGGTCTAGGACGACATTCGGGGATATTTTTGAAAGGGCACGTAGTGCAGAGCGTGTGGTAACCGAGGTTGAGATAGCATACGACCTGGATCCTACTGAGCAGGGACGGAGCGAGTTACATCATGCTCGGACTCGGTTGCGCCAAGCGCTTGTAGTTGAGGAGGGTTTTTGGAGACAAAAGGCGCGGGTGAAGTGGCTTTCGGACGGAGATAGGAACACCAACTAA
- the LOC113737577 gene encoding uncharacterized protein produces MVITLDMMKAYDKVSWPFLLQVLRYFGFSETWIDMIWRLISNVWFSVLVNGGLHGFFRSSLGLRQGDPISPSLFVIGAEVLSRALNTLHTQRGFTPFEVPPHCPIITHLAFADDVIIFSSGGKSSLRLIKRVLDDYSEASSQQINPQKSCFLTHPRAPSQRTAVVNQILGYNKRVFSIRYLGCPLYTGKSKKVYYTNTYIGEANRILSWKNQILLPGGNVVLIQSVLASMPIHLLAAASPPKGMLMVIEKLFAKFLWGSSNSGDKFHWIRWADLCRSKDEGGVGLRGLKQVYDSFFIKLWWKFRQQQSLWAKFMSQKYCAGQHPCLADIGHRGSQAWQRMVTMQRFGEENISWVVREALDFWHNNWMGSGALYDKVEVFYDHSVVDFIDRRAWNVDMLHQFLDGELVRQVLEINPPTDRGNDTMVWALTNSGVFSTVSAYSLIRQSNDSSWLFGHIWQQGLPVKVSFFMLRLLQGRLPLMDRLKRFGVCGPSKCLCCQNPQEEDLNHVFCSGEGARLVWRHFESTAGEFSGVHTVLWKVRNEGVFEDQKMRIGVMCSTPTWEGLLLDLGSHQRRMVIRPVYWIVQGTSACPWRLQRDLDELMMFKQYFNSITHCYREANAPADRLANFGADSSAGHVFNTFSELLQLVQNLFPKKGGNSRDRTRGPFFSRSSVLSGMGTPEKA; encoded by the exons ATGGTCATCACGTTAGATATGATGAAGGCTTATGATAAAGTCTCATGGCCCTTTCTCCTACAGGTGCTACGGTATTTCGGATTCAGTGAGACCTGGATAGACATGATCTGGCGCTTAATATCGAATGTGTGGTTCTCGGTACTTGTTAATGGCGGTTTGCATGGCTTTTTCAGATCTTCACTAGGTTTACGGCAAGGGGATCCCATTTCACCATCCTTATTCGTTATTGGAGCTGAGGTGTTGTCTAGAGCCCTTAACACGCTACACACACAAAGGGGATTTACTCCGTTTGAAGTACCTCCTCATTGTCCTATAATTACGCATTTGGCATTCGCCGATGATGTGATTATCTTTTCCAGTGGGGGTAAGTCATCCCTACGTCTGATTAAACGGGTTCTAGATGATTATAGTGAGGCATCAAGTCAGCAGATCAACCCTCAGAAGAGTTGTTTCCTTACTCATCCACGGGCACCATCTCAGAGGACAGCGGTTGTTAACCAGATACTGGGGTATAATAAACGAGTCTTTTCGATACGGTACCTTGGTTGTCCCTTGTATACCGGAAAAAGCAAGAAGGTTTACTATACGAATACATACATTGGGGAGGCGAATCGGATTTTGAGTTGGAAGAACCAGATTTTATTGCCAGGAGGCAATGTGGTGTTAATTCAGAGCGTGTTAGCCTCTATGCCAATTCACTTGCTGGCAGCCGCGTCTCCTCCAAAAGGGATGTTGATGGTCATAGAGAAATTGTTCGCCAAGTTCTTGTGGGGATCTTCGAATTCAGGGGACAAGTTCCATTGGATACGTTGGGCAGATCTATGTCGGTCGAAGGATGAAGGGGGTGTAGGCCTACGGGGGTTGAAGCAGGTCTACGACtcatttttcattaaactctggTGGAAATTTCGGCAACAACAATCATTATGGGCAAAGTTTATGTCCCAGAAGTATTGCGCAGGCCAGCACCCTTGTCTTGCTGATATTGGGCATCGGGGATCCCAAGCTTGGCAGAGGATGGTCACAATGCAGCGTTTTGGAGAGGAGAATATTAGTTGGGTAGTTCGGGAGGCTTTGGATTTTTGGCATAATAATTGGATGGGGTCAGGTGCGCTTTACGACAAGGTGGAGGTCTTTTATGATCATTCGGTGGTTGATTTTATAGATCGGCGGGCCTGGAATGTGGACATGCTCCATCAATTCTTGGATGGAGAATTGGTTAGGCAGGTTTTGGAGATTAACCCTCCTACCGATAGGGGCAATGATACAATGGTATGGGCATTGACGAACTCGGGTGTTTTTTCCACTGTATCGGCTTACTCATTAATCCGTCAATCCAATGACAGCTCTTGGCTTTTTGGCCATATATGGCAGCAGGGTCTTCCAgtcaaggtttctttctttatgCTGCGACTACTACAGGGGAGGCTCCCTCTTATGGATCGCCTAAAGAGGTTTGGGGTTTGTGGCCCATCTAAATGCTTGTGTTGTCAGAATCCCCAAGAGGAGGACTTGAATCATGTGTTTTGCTCAGGAGAAGGGGCACGATTGGTCTGGCGTCACTTCGAGAGTACTGCTGGTGAGTTTAGTGGGGTGCATACG GTTTTGTGGAAGGTTAGGAATGAAGGGGTGTTTGAAGATCAAAAGATGAGGATCGGGGTTATG TGTTCTACCCCTACTTGGGAAGGGTTGCTTCTCGATTTGGGTAGTCATCAAAGGCGGATGGTTATTAGGCCAGTTTACTGG ATTGTTCAAGGGACTAGTGCTTGTCCTTGGCGTTTACAGAGAGATCTGGATGAGTTGATGATGTTCAAGCAGTATTTCAACTCGATCACACACTGCTACAGGGAAGCAAACGCACCAGCAGATCGTCTGGCAAATTTTGGTGCTGACTCTAGCGCAGGTCATGTGTTTAATACATTCTCAGAATTGCTGCAATTG GTTCAGAATTTGTTTCCAAAGAAGGGTGGTAATTCCAGGGATAGGACCCGCGGTCCATTTTTTTCACGCAGCTCTGTCCTGTCTGGCATGGGCACGCCAGAGAAGGCCTAG